Within the Nocardioides humi genome, the region TCGCGGACGCGTTCCTCGCACAGTCGGAGATCCCGCTCTACATCAATGGCGCGTGGAAGCCGGCCAGGGACGGCAAGACGTTCGAGGTACGTCGACCCTCGACCGGGGAGCGACTCGCGACCATCTCGTCCGCGGGCGCCGCCGACGTCGATGAGGCAGTGCAAGCCGCCCGTTCCGCCTTCCCGGCGTGGTCGGACCTCGACACCCGCGACCGCGCGGTGCTCCTGCACCGACTGGCCGACGCGATGGAGCGGGACCAGGACGTGCTCGCCTCGCTGGAGTCCCGCAACATCGGCAAGTCGCTCCCGGAGGCCCTGGACTTCGACATCCTGTTCGCGGCCCAGGGCTACCGCTACTTCGCCGACCTCGCGACCCACACCACCCTGTCGCGTCCGCTGCCCCTGGCCAATATGGAGGCCAGCCAGGTGCACCGTCCTCGGGGCGTCTGCGGCTTCGTGATCCCGTGGAACGCGCCGTCCATCCTGACCGTCTGGGGCATCGCGCCGGCACTCGCCGCGGGCAACACGGTGGTTCTCAAGCCGGCCGAGCTGGCACCGTTGTCGGTGATCTACCTGGCGAGGCTGGCCGAGGAGGTCGGCTTCCCGTCCGGTGTCATCAATGTCGTCACCGGTCTGGGCAGCGAGGCCGGCGACGCCCTGGCCAACCACCCCGGCCTGAACTACATCTCGTTCACCGGCTCCCCCCAGACCGGGAAGCTGGTCGCCGAAGCCGCTGCCCGGAACCTGGTGCCCAGCAAGATGGAGCTCGGCGGCAAGGGCGCCGCGGTCATCTTCCCCGACATCGATGTCAAGGACACCGCCGAGAAGCTCGGCATGGCCATCGTCCGCAAC harbors:
- a CDS encoding aldehyde dehydrogenase family protein; this encodes MTATAQENAIAVADAFLAQSEIPLYINGAWKPARDGKTFEVRRPSTGERLATISSAGAADVDEAVQAARSAFPAWSDLDTRDRAVLLHRLADAMERDQDVLASLESRNIGKSLPEALDFDILFAAQGYRYFADLATHTTLSRPLPLANMEASQVHRPRGVCGFVIPWNAPSILTVWGIAPALAAGNTVVLKPAELAPLSVIYLARLAEEVGFPSGVINVVTGLGSEAGDALANHPGLNYISFTGSPQTGKLVAEAAARNLVPSKMELGGKGAAVIFPDIDVKDTAEKLGMAIVRNAGQTCCTATRWFIHDDVYDDLVSASVDFLERIRLGPDTDHATQLGAVISEGQRSRIQSYLDQGLEQGATPLLEGGATQLPGLENGYYVSPVLMTGRPDNVCAREEIFGPVAYVMPFSDEADVIEQVNSSHYGLANSVWSEDLNRAYRVAERMVSGNSWINAHNVFAYGLPYGGVNLSGWGGGVNSQQTYLDYLRPMSVVRPLT